Proteins encoded within one genomic window of Mycolicibacterium monacense:
- a CDS encoding hemerythrin domain-containing protein encodes MAAIADTQATLDWPIIREQAAAFVTTEYASLDRRGAPITWPVTPYLGADGRTIDVATGLTYPLKAERARRNPKVTLSFSQPLGSGLADPATFVIHGLATVRDADLRANSARYLAEVATRLPEAFDRIPAVVLRRMAWYWARIWIEVTPVRVLWWPGGNLDHRPQLWEPEIPPTAPPSDPAPVGPGAGSWNTRAPEDWRVRVRGALDRLGMPVLTSVTPDGWPIPVRVRHAEQIPGGFRLRPPVGCEIVDGAACLTFHTHGPAFESQENISVTGQCRNVGEYVEFTAERALNDFVLSANPVRRAAYLMSAGRRLRLRLDSEAQRRGQRVPRFDELGFNKTKRQKDRAVTPDAQPADTRMMGIVHNALRRDIARAQSALTRWPYPDPSQRAAIAKHLAWMMEFLHRHHHIEDDGLYPLVRERVPGAAQILDAMEADHHALIPAIDRLTETAGRYIQNPSARTEVATALDELAAVMLPHLQREETEMMPVVSAAVTRAEWEAIEQASAVKPLKPAELAFTALWLFDDASEEDREVVRSLVPKPVAWAIETFTTRRYERCVWRCWYLPQHTRLHRKFNGQISVEIAAPIEAVWKQVADPVRVPRWSHECRRVRFLDGTTSAGLGRRFRGTNRSGRYRWSRNCTIFTYDEPLEFGYVTSGGLGDATAWHFRLEPTATGTRLTQAFQGVSMPLWLSRLVSVLIPTHDDRTDALRGDMARLAALAAAQHPRADAPAPGTPGDRNRRSFNAALEI; translated from the coding sequence ATGGCAGCCATAGCCGACACCCAAGCCACCTTGGACTGGCCCATCATCCGTGAGCAGGCGGCCGCGTTCGTGACCACGGAGTACGCGTCGCTGGACCGCCGCGGCGCCCCGATCACCTGGCCGGTCACGCCGTATCTGGGCGCCGATGGGCGCACCATCGATGTGGCTACCGGCCTCACCTACCCCCTCAAGGCCGAGCGGGCTCGGCGCAATCCGAAAGTGACGCTGTCGTTTTCGCAGCCGCTCGGCTCGGGGCTCGCCGACCCCGCGACGTTCGTGATCCATGGGCTTGCCACGGTCCGCGACGCCGACCTGCGGGCCAACTCGGCCCGCTACCTCGCCGAAGTCGCAACGCGTTTACCCGAAGCCTTCGACAGGATCCCCGCTGTGGTGCTGCGTCGGATGGCTTGGTACTGGGCCCGCATCTGGATCGAAGTCACCCCTGTGCGGGTGCTGTGGTGGCCGGGCGGGAATCTCGATCACCGCCCGCAGCTCTGGGAGCCAGAGATCCCGCCCACCGCGCCGCCGTCTGATCCTGCGCCGGTCGGACCCGGTGCCGGGTCTTGGAACACGCGCGCACCGGAGGACTGGCGGGTGCGGGTGCGCGGTGCGCTCGACCGGCTAGGCATGCCGGTCCTGACCAGCGTGACACCCGACGGCTGGCCGATACCCGTCCGCGTGCGCCACGCCGAGCAGATCCCCGGCGGCTTCCGGCTGCGTCCACCCGTCGGCTGCGAGATCGTCGACGGGGCGGCCTGCCTGACGTTCCACACACATGGGCCGGCGTTTGAAAGCCAAGAAAACATCAGCGTGACGGGGCAATGCCGCAATGTCGGTGAATACGTCGAGTTCACGGCTGAGCGAGCGCTCAACGACTTCGTCCTTTCTGCCAATCCTGTGCGTCGGGCCGCGTACCTGATGTCTGCGGGTCGGCGGCTGCGGCTGCGGCTGGACTCCGAGGCGCAGCGACGTGGGCAGCGGGTGCCGCGATTCGACGAACTCGGCTTCAATAAGACCAAGCGCCAGAAGGACCGTGCTGTGACACCCGACGCTCAGCCCGCCGACACCCGGATGATGGGCATTGTCCACAACGCGTTGCGCCGCGACATCGCTCGCGCGCAATCCGCGCTGACGCGGTGGCCTTATCCCGATCCCAGCCAGCGCGCCGCGATCGCGAAGCACCTGGCGTGGATGATGGAGTTCCTTCATCGCCACCATCACATCGAGGATGATGGCCTGTATCCCCTGGTGCGGGAACGCGTCCCTGGGGCAGCTCAGATTCTGGACGCGATGGAGGCCGACCACCACGCATTGATACCGGCGATCGACCGGCTCACCGAAACCGCCGGTCGCTACATCCAAAATCCCTCTGCGCGAACCGAAGTGGCCACCGCGCTTGACGAGCTTGCGGCGGTGATGCTGCCGCATCTGCAGCGCGAGGAGACCGAGATGATGCCGGTAGTGTCGGCGGCGGTGACAAGGGCGGAATGGGAGGCTATCGAGCAGGCCTCTGCCGTCAAGCCGCTCAAGCCTGCCGAGTTGGCCTTCACCGCGCTGTGGTTGTTCGATGACGCCAGCGAGGAGGACCGTGAGGTGGTCCGATCCCTGGTGCCCAAGCCCGTTGCGTGGGCGATCGAGACCTTCACCACCCGTAGGTATGAGCGCTGCGTATGGCGCTGTTGGTACCTGCCGCAGCACACCCGACTGCACCGGAAATTCAATGGGCAGATCAGCGTGGAGATCGCCGCCCCGATCGAAGCAGTATGGAAACAGGTCGCCGATCCGGTGCGTGTTCCGCGGTGGAGCCACGAGTGTCGCCGGGTGCGATTCCTGGACGGTACGACGTCGGCGGGGTTGGGCCGGCGATTCCGCGGGACCAACCGCAGCGGCCGCTATCGATGGTCGCGCAACTGCACGATCTTCACCTACGACGAGCCTCTCGAGTTCGGTTACGTCACCTCCGGCGGTCTCGGTGACGCAACGGCCTGGCACTTTCGGCTTGAGCCCACCGCCACCGGCACCCGGCTCACGCAGGCGTTCCAGGGTGTGTCGATGCCGCTGTGGTTATCACGATTGGTCTCGGTGCTGATACCCACTCACGACGACCGCACCGATGCACTACGCGGTGACATGGCGCGACTGGCCGCGCTCGCCGCCGCGCAGCACCCACGCGCCGACGCGCCGGCGCCGGGCACCCCAGGTGATCGGAATCGACGATCTTTCAACGCCGCGTTGGAAATTTGA
- a CDS encoding flavodoxin family protein: protein MPRLLIIHHTPSPHCQEMFEAVLAGATAPDIEGVEVVRRPALTVSAVEMLEADGYVLGSPANLGYISGALKLAFDQSYYQLLDSTRGRPFGLWLHGNEGTEGAERAVEGITAGLGWVKAAETVVVMGKPTKADVEACWNLGATVAATLMG from the coding sequence GTGCCACGTCTGCTGATCATCCACCACACACCGTCTCCGCATTGCCAGGAGATGTTCGAGGCAGTGCTGGCCGGAGCGACCGCCCCCGACATCGAAGGCGTGGAGGTCGTGCGGCGACCGGCACTGACGGTCTCAGCGGTCGAGATGCTGGAGGCCGACGGCTACGTGCTGGGCAGCCCGGCGAACCTGGGCTATATAAGTGGCGCCCTCAAGCTGGCGTTCGACCAGTCGTACTACCAGCTGCTCGACTCCACCCGTGGCCGACCGTTTGGGCTGTGGCTGCACGGCAACGAGGGCACCGAGGGGGCCGAGCGCGCGGTGGAAGGGATCACCGCGGGGCTGGGATGGGTGAAGGCGGCGGAGACGGTCGTGGTGATGGGCAAACCGACCAAAGCCGACGTCGAGGCGTGCTGGAATCTGGGCGCGACAGTCGCCGCGACGTTGATGGGGTGA
- the dapB gene encoding 4-hydroxy-tetrahydrodipicolinate reductase — MRVGVLGAKGKVGATMVQAVEAADDLTFTTGVDAGDPLSALVDTRTDVVIDFTHPSVVMDNLKFLIDNGIHAVVGTTGFTDERISQVQDWLADKPESAVLIAPNFAIGAVLSMHFAQQAARFFESVEVIELHHPHKADAPSGTAARTAKLIAAARKDMPPNPDATSTGLEGARGADVDGIPVHSIRLAGLVAHQEVLFGTQGETLTIRHDSLDRTSFVPGVLLAVRKVSERPGLSVGIEPLLDLT; from the coding sequence ATGCGAGTAGGCGTGCTGGGTGCGAAAGGCAAGGTCGGGGCGACGATGGTGCAGGCGGTCGAGGCCGCCGACGATCTGACGTTCACTACCGGCGTCGACGCCGGCGATCCGCTGAGCGCGTTAGTCGACACCAGAACCGACGTCGTCATCGACTTCACCCACCCCAGCGTGGTGATGGACAACCTGAAGTTCCTGATCGACAACGGTATTCACGCGGTGGTGGGCACCACCGGCTTCACCGACGAGCGGATCTCGCAGGTGCAGGACTGGCTCGCGGACAAGCCCGAGTCGGCCGTGCTGATCGCCCCGAACTTCGCGATCGGCGCCGTGCTGTCCATGCACTTCGCTCAGCAGGCGGCGCGGTTCTTCGAATCGGTCGAGGTGATCGAACTGCATCACCCGCACAAGGCGGACGCCCCGTCGGGCACCGCGGCACGCACCGCGAAGCTCATCGCCGCCGCGCGAAAAGACATGCCGCCCAACCCCGATGCCACCAGCACCGGCCTGGAAGGTGCGCGCGGGGCGGACGTCGACGGTATCCCCGTGCACTCGATCCGACTGGCCGGCCTGGTCGCGCACCAGGAGGTTCTGTTCGGCACCCAGGGTGAGACCCTGACCATCCGGCACGACAGCCTCGACCGGACCTCGTTCGTCCCCGGAGTCCTGCTGGCGGTGCGCAAGGTGTCCGAGCGTCCCGGCCTGAGCGTCGGTATCGAGCCGCTTCTCGACCTGACATGA
- a CDS encoding HNH endonuclease signature motif containing protein → MDGGFPGAVDRLLAAVAELQSAPVDDLTHPQVITELDRIKAAVWAVPSVEHRLTARLMDADPHELGATSIKEVLANHLRISRKAAGDRLTDARQLGPRYTLTGERVQTELAHTADAVARGDIGTAHVRIIQEFVKKLPAWVSWERRDHYERDLVGHASALRPEDFRKVADTLLGFIDQDGTEPDHHTHQRRREFTVGRQQADGMSRVTGWLTPEARAHWDLIAAKYAAPGTNLPHDDTHTGRDDRTTGQRHHDAITTVLRDAVASGSLGQVAGVPASIVATMTLSELERAAGWAHTGGGNKIPIRDLIRMAAHSRHYLAVFDDHTEEILYFGRAKRCATTAQRLALFARDRGCTHPGCTVPFYWTEAHHTEDYSRGGRTDIDDLTLACQPANLLIEKTGWTTHRPGNGRTQWTPPEDHDTGQPRINNHFHPHRYLTDNDDGQDDEPE, encoded by the coding sequence ATGGATGGAGGGTTTCCCGGCGCCGTCGACCGCCTACTGGCCGCGGTCGCTGAGCTGCAGAGCGCCCCCGTCGACGATCTGACACACCCGCAGGTGATCACCGAACTGGACCGCATCAAAGCAGCGGTGTGGGCGGTGCCCAGTGTGGAGCACCGCCTGACCGCGCGGCTGATGGACGCCGACCCCCATGAACTCGGCGCCACCTCTATCAAGGAGGTGCTGGCCAACCACCTACGCATCTCCCGCAAAGCCGCCGGTGATCGCCTCACTGACGCGCGCCAGTTGGGGCCGCGCTACACCCTGACCGGGGAGCGGGTGCAGACCGAGTTGGCCCACACCGCCGATGCGGTCGCCCGCGGCGACATCGGCACCGCCCACGTGCGCATCATTCAGGAGTTCGTCAAGAAACTTCCGGCATGGGTGTCCTGGGAGCGCCGCGACCACTACGAACGCGACCTGGTCGGCCACGCCAGCGCACTGCGGCCCGAGGACTTCCGCAAGGTCGCCGACACCCTGCTGGGGTTCATCGACCAGGACGGCACCGAACCCGACCACCACACCCACCAACGCCGCCGCGAGTTCACCGTCGGCCGCCAACAGGCCGACGGGATGAGCCGGGTCACGGGCTGGCTCACCCCCGAAGCCCGCGCGCACTGGGACCTCATCGCCGCCAAATACGCCGCCCCCGGCACCAACCTGCCCCACGACGACACCCACACCGGCCGCGACGACCGCACCACCGGCCAACGCCACCACGACGCGATCACCACCGTCCTACGCGACGCGGTCGCCTCCGGCTCCCTCGGCCAGGTCGCCGGCGTTCCCGCCAGCATCGTCGCGACGATGACGCTCAGCGAGCTTGAACGCGCCGCCGGGTGGGCGCACACCGGCGGCGGCAACAAGATCCCCATCCGCGATCTGATCCGGATGGCCGCCCACTCCCGGCACTACCTGGCGGTCTTCGACGACCACACCGAAGAAATCCTCTATTTCGGCCGCGCCAAACGCTGCGCCACCACCGCCCAACGCCTAGCCCTGTTCGCCCGCGACAGGGGCTGCACCCACCCCGGCTGCACCGTGCCGTTCTATTGGACCGAGGCCCACCACACCGAGGACTACTCCCGCGGTGGGCGCACCGACATCGACGACCTCACCCTGGCGTGTCAACCCGCCAACCTGCTCATCGAGAAAACCGGATGGACCACCCACCGCCCCGGCAACGGCCGCACCCAATGGACCCCACCCGAAGACCACGACACCGGCCAACCCCGCATCAACAACCACTTCCACCCCCACCGCTACCTCACCGACAATGACGACGGTCAAGACGACGAGCCCGAATAA
- the aldR gene encoding HTH-type transcriptional regulator AldR, with translation MVEETSNSGVRAARTSKDVRPADIDEVDRRILAALHADARISNSALAESIGIAPSTCHGRVRRLQELGVIRGFYTDINPSAMGLSLQAMISVTLQSNARGKIRNFIQHIRSKQQVMDVYFLAGADDFILHVAARDTEDLRAFVVENLNADADVAGTQTSLIFEHLRGASPL, from the coding sequence ATGGTTGAAGAAACGTCGAATTCGGGGGTCAGGGCGGCGCGCACGTCGAAGGATGTTCGGCCCGCGGACATCGACGAGGTCGACCGCCGAATCCTGGCCGCTCTGCACGCCGACGCGCGGATCTCCAACAGCGCGCTGGCCGAGTCGATCGGGATCGCGCCGTCGACCTGTCACGGCCGCGTTCGGCGACTGCAGGAACTCGGCGTGATCCGCGGCTTCTATACCGACATCAATCCGTCGGCCATGGGTCTGTCGCTCCAGGCGATGATCTCGGTGACCCTGCAGTCGAACGCGCGCGGCAAGATTCGCAACTTCATCCAGCACATCCGGAGCAAGCAGCAGGTGATGGACGTGTACTTCCTCGCCGGCGCTGACGATTTCATCCTCCACGTCGCAGCGCGAGACACCGAGGATCTGCGTGCGTTCGTCGTCGAGAACCTCAACGCCGATGCGGACGTGGCCGGGACGCAGACGTCGTTGATCTTCGAGCATCTGCGGGGTGCCTCGCCACTCTGA
- the ald gene encoding alanine dehydrogenase, whose translation MRVGIPTEIKNNEYRVAITPAGVAELTSHGHDVLIQSGAGEGSAISDADFKAAGAQLIAGADEVWAEADLLLKVKEPIEPEYSRMREGQTLFTYLHLAASQPCTDALLASRTTSIAYETVQTADGALPLLAPMSEVAGRLSAQVGAYHLMRTQGGRGVLMGGVPGVAPAKVVVIGGGMAGDNAAAVAWGMGAHVTVFDVNINILRKIDAEYGGAIETRYSSRLELEEAVTQADLVIGAVLIPGAKAPKLVTNSTVAQMKSGAVLVDIAIDQGGCFEDSRPTTHDDPTFKVHDAVFYCVANMPGAVPRTSTFALTNATMPYVLKLADKGWRGACQADPALAKGLSTHAGALLSEQVAADLDLPFTDPATVLA comes from the coding sequence ATGCGCGTCGGGATCCCGACCGAGATCAAGAACAACGAGTACCGCGTCGCCATCACCCCCGCCGGGGTGGCGGAACTGACCAGCCACGGACACGATGTGCTGATCCAATCCGGCGCAGGCGAAGGGTCGGCCATCTCTGATGCCGACTTCAAAGCGGCAGGCGCCCAACTCATCGCGGGTGCGGACGAAGTGTGGGCCGAGGCGGACCTCCTGCTGAAGGTCAAGGAGCCGATCGAACCCGAGTACTCCCGCATGCGGGAGGGCCAGACGCTGTTCACCTACCTGCACCTGGCCGCGTCCCAACCCTGCACGGACGCATTGCTCGCATCCCGGACGACGTCGATCGCCTACGAGACCGTGCAGACCGCTGACGGTGCGCTGCCGCTGCTCGCGCCGATGAGCGAGGTGGCCGGCCGGCTCTCCGCTCAGGTCGGCGCCTACCACCTGATGCGCACGCAGGGTGGCCGCGGCGTGCTGATGGGCGGCGTCCCCGGCGTCGCCCCGGCCAAGGTCGTGGTGATCGGCGGCGGTATGGCCGGCGACAACGCCGCCGCCGTGGCCTGGGGAATGGGCGCACACGTCACGGTGTTCGACGTCAACATCAACATCCTGCGCAAGATCGATGCCGAGTACGGCGGCGCCATCGAGACCCGTTACTCCTCTCGCCTCGAACTGGAGGAGGCCGTCACGCAGGCCGACCTGGTGATCGGCGCCGTGCTGATCCCCGGCGCGAAAGCACCGAAGCTCGTCACCAATTCGACTGTGGCGCAGATGAAGTCGGGTGCGGTACTGGTCGACATCGCGATCGACCAGGGCGGCTGCTTCGAGGACTCACGGCCCACCACGCACGATGACCCGACGTTCAAGGTGCACGACGCGGTCTTCTACTGCGTGGCCAACATGCCGGGTGCCGTGCCGCGCACCTCGACGTTTGCCCTCACCAACGCGACCATGCCCTACGTGCTCAAACTGGCCGACAAGGGCTGGCGCGGCGCATGCCAGGCCGACCCCGCCCTGGCCAAGGGTCTGTCCACCCACGCCGGTGCGCTACTCAGCGAGCAGGTGGCGGCCGACCTCGACCTGCCCTTTACCGATCCGGCGACCGTCCTCGCCTGA
- a CDS encoding YchJ family protein, producing MQFTDPCPCGSGDPYGRCCRPLHVGERHADTAEQLMRSRFSAYAVGDSDYVWRTWHPRTRPATITLDPGLEWVGLEIVDVAAGGRDDDTGEVEFLAVYRQGRRTGTLHERSRFAVRARRWFYLDGDVG from the coding sequence GTGCAATTCACCGATCCGTGCCCGTGCGGTAGCGGCGATCCGTACGGCCGGTGCTGCCGGCCGCTGCATGTGGGGGAGCGCCACGCCGACACCGCCGAACAGCTGATGCGGTCGCGCTTCAGCGCCTACGCCGTCGGCGACTCGGACTACGTCTGGCGGACGTGGCATCCGCGCACGCGACCCGCCACGATCACCCTCGACCCGGGTCTTGAGTGGGTCGGGCTCGAGATTGTCGACGTCGCCGCGGGAGGGCGCGACGACGACACCGGGGAGGTCGAGTTCCTGGCGGTCTACCGCCAGGGCCGGCGAACGGGGACCCTCCACGAGCGGTCCCGGTTCGCCGTTCGCGCCCGGCGCTGGTTCTACCTCGACGGTGACGTCGGATGA
- the bla gene encoding class A beta-lactamase — translation MTYSLTRRRLLSATAVLGGAAAFATYAGRPAYAQPVAGLDALERANNAVVGVFAVNLDTGRTVAHRAQESFAMCSTFKAYLAAHVLQLVGRGERSLEQGLYVDAADILPNSPRTEPRVGGEMTLAELCQAILQVSDNAAANILLRDVGGPPAVTAFARGIGDPRSRLDRYEIELNSAVPGDPRDTSTPEALGGGFRTLLTGDVLAPPQRRLLEDWMRANETSSMRAGLPPGWTTADKTGSGDYGTTNDVGIAYGPQGQRLLLAVMTRSATDDPDAENMRPLIGEVTAAVLPELLRG, via the coding sequence ATGACGTATTCACTGACGCGCAGACGGTTGTTGTCGGCCACGGCGGTGCTCGGCGGCGCCGCGGCGTTCGCCACCTATGCCGGCAGGCCCGCGTACGCCCAGCCCGTCGCAGGGCTGGATGCGCTGGAACGCGCCAACAACGCCGTGGTAGGCGTGTTCGCGGTGAACCTGGACACCGGCCGCACGGTGGCGCACCGGGCGCAGGAGTCGTTCGCGATGTGTTCGACGTTCAAGGCCTACCTCGCCGCGCATGTCCTGCAACTCGTGGGTCGGGGTGAGCGTTCGCTCGAGCAGGGGCTGTACGTGGATGCGGCCGACATCCTGCCGAACTCGCCGCGCACCGAACCCCGGGTGGGCGGCGAGATGACGCTGGCCGAGTTGTGCCAGGCGATCCTGCAGGTCAGCGACAACGCCGCCGCGAACATTCTGCTGCGCGACGTCGGCGGGCCGCCGGCCGTCACCGCCTTCGCCCGCGGGATCGGGGACCCGCGGTCACGCCTGGACCGCTACGAGATCGAGTTGAACTCGGCGGTCCCGGGAGATCCGCGGGACACCAGTACACCGGAGGCGCTGGGCGGCGGGTTCCGGACTCTGCTCACCGGCGACGTACTCGCGCCGCCGCAGCGCCGCCTGCTCGAGGATTGGATGCGGGCCAACGAGACCTCGAGTATGCGGGCGGGGCTGCCGCCCGGCTGGACCACCGCCGACAAGACCGGCAGCGGCGACTACGGCACCACCAACGACGTCGGCATCGCGTACGGGCCGCAGGGTCAGCGGCTGCTGCTGGCGGTGATGACGCGGTCGGCCACCGACGATCCGGATGCGGAGAACATGCGGCCGCTGATCGGTGAGGTGACCGCGGCGGTGCTGCCGGAGTTGTTGCGCGGCTAG
- a CDS encoding M16 family metallopeptidase codes for MDDTTVRRTTLPGGLRVVTERIPSVRSASVGVWVNVGSRDEGPTVAGAAHFLEHLLFKSTPTRTAVDIAQAVDAVGGELNAFTAREHTCYYAHVLDADLELAVDLVADVVLRGRCAVEDVEVERDVVLEEIAMRDDDPEDTLGDVFLSAMFGSHPVGRPVIGSVESIEAMTRNQLHSFHVRRYVPERMVLAVAGNIEHDDVVAMARKYFGPRLIRGQSAVPPRKGTGRVPGRPTLQLINRDAEQTHLSMGVRTPGRHWDHRWALAVLNTALGGGLSSRLFQEIRETRGLAYSVYSTVDTFSDSGALSIYAACQPERFDEVVRVTTAVLENVARDGITESECRIAKGSLRGGLVLGLEDSGSRMHRIGRSELNYGKHRSIDHTLEQIGAVTRDEVNAVARQLLTRSFGAAVLGPHRTKSSLPKPLQTVGR; via the coding sequence GTGGATGACACCACGGTGCGCCGCACCACGCTGCCCGGTGGCCTGCGGGTGGTCACCGAACGCATTCCCTCGGTGCGGTCCGCGTCGGTCGGGGTGTGGGTCAACGTCGGTTCCCGTGACGAGGGACCGACCGTGGCGGGCGCCGCGCACTTCCTCGAGCATCTGCTGTTCAAGTCGACACCGACCCGCACCGCCGTGGACATCGCCCAGGCGGTGGACGCCGTCGGCGGTGAGTTGAACGCCTTCACCGCCCGCGAGCACACCTGCTACTACGCCCACGTACTCGACGCCGACCTCGAGTTGGCGGTCGACCTGGTCGCCGATGTCGTGCTCCGCGGCCGGTGCGCCGTAGAAGACGTCGAGGTCGAGCGCGACGTGGTGCTCGAAGAGATCGCCATGCGCGACGACGATCCCGAGGACACCCTCGGCGACGTGTTCCTGTCGGCGATGTTCGGGTCGCATCCGGTCGGCCGGCCGGTGATCGGCAGCGTCGAATCGATCGAGGCGATGACCCGCAACCAACTGCATTCCTTCCACGTCCGGCGCTATGTGCCCGAACGGATGGTGCTCGCGGTCGCGGGCAACATCGAACACGACGACGTCGTGGCGATGGCGCGGAAGTACTTCGGGCCGAGGCTGATTCGCGGCCAGTCTGCGGTGCCGCCACGTAAGGGCACCGGACGTGTTCCGGGGCGCCCGACACTGCAGCTGATCAACCGCGACGCCGAGCAGACGCATCTGTCGATGGGTGTGCGCACCCCCGGGCGGCACTGGGATCACCGGTGGGCGTTGGCCGTGCTGAACACCGCTCTCGGCGGCGGGCTGAGTTCCCGTCTGTTCCAGGAGATTCGCGAGACCCGCGGTCTGGCGTATTCGGTGTACTCGACGGTCGACACCTTCTCCGACAGCGGGGCGCTGTCGATCTATGCGGCGTGTCAGCCGGAACGCTTCGACGAGGTGGTCCGGGTGACGACGGCCGTGCTCGAGAACGTGGCTCGCGACGGGATCACCGAGTCCGAATGCCGCATCGCGAAAGGCTCGTTGCGTGGCGGTCTGGTACTGGGACTTGAGGATTCCGGCTCCCGTATGCACCGAATCGGCCGCAGCGAACTGAACTACGGTAAACACCGCAGCATCGACCACACGCTCGAGCAGATCGGCGCAGTCACCCGCGACGAGGTCAATGCCGTTGCGCGGCAACTGCTCACACGTTCATTCGGCGCGGCGGTGCTGGGCCCGCACCGCACGAAATCGTCGCTGCCGAAGCCACTTCAGACCGTCGGCCGCTGA